One window from the genome of Acomys russatus chromosome 30, mAcoRus1.1, whole genome shotgun sequence encodes:
- the Dhfr gene encoding dihydrofolate reductase — protein sequence MVRPLNCIVAVSQNMGIGKNGDLPWPPLRNEFKYFQRMTTTSSVEGKQNLVIMGKKTWFSIPEKSRPLKNRINIVLSRELKEPPQGAHFLAKSLDDALKLIEQPELANTTDMVWIVGGSSVYKEAMNQPGHLRLFVTRIMQEFESDTFFPEIDLGKYKLLPEYPGVLSEVQEEEGIKYKFEVYEKKD from the exons ATGGTTCGTCCCCTGAACTGCATCGTCGCGGTGTCCCAGAATATGGGCATCGGCAAGAACGGAGACCTGCCCTGGCCTCCGCTCAG GAACGAGTTCAAGTACTTCCAAAGAATGACCACAACCTCTTCCGTGGAAG GTAAACAGAATCTGGTAATTATGGGTAAGAAAACCTGGTTCTCCATTCCTGAGAAGAGTCGACCTTTGAAGAACAGAATTAATATAGTTCTCAGTAGGGAACTCAA GGAACCACCACAAGGAGCTCATTTTCTTGCTAAAAGTCTAGATGATGCCTTAAAACTTATTGAACAGCCCGAGTTAGCAAATACAACAGACATGGTTTGGATAGTCGGAGGCAGTTCTGTTTATAAG gaagcCATGAATCAGCCAGGCCACCTCAGACTCTTTGTGACAAGGATCATGCAGGAATTTGAAAGTGACACGTTCTTCCCAGAAATTGATTTGGGGAAATATAAACTTCTCCCAGA gTACCCAGGTGTCCTTTCTGAGGTCCAGGAGGAAGAGGGCATCAAGTATAAGTTTGAAGTGTATGAAAAGAAAGACTAA